The Gossypium hirsutum isolate 1008001.06 chromosome D06, Gossypium_hirsutum_v2.1, whole genome shotgun sequence genome contains the following window.
AAGAACACATGGTTgtttaatggtggatcttgaattttgaaaGGAAATTCACAAATgaatggatgttccaactcaaaatggatctactaaaaggtttttgatcttatttatcaagattaaacatggtttgtgaggtaatttaaagaaatttgaatttcatcatcttcatgaacCGATTTTTcgaaattttgtgaaattgatttaaagatgaaaataatgcttatttttaatgtatttggtctagtattgatgATTGAAAGTGTTTAGGAGGGCTGGAGAGATtgattttgtgaggaatcgaTTTTTCAACTTGATGTTACAAATCTGGTAAGGTATCTTTCTAAGAGGATTTCGATtagtatagttaattaaaattcgTGTTTATTATATCTTTCTAGGAGGAATTTTATtagtatagttaattaaaattcatgtttattataaCATTAGAAAGGTGATAATGTCTACTTTTATCTCTGTTGAAGCTTCGAATCTTGAAGAGCACCGAGCTAATCgaaattgaagcttggatttgcttGGTTGATCACTTGTTTGTGGTAGCATAAGTTATGTGCTAAGTGTTTTTAAGGGCAATTTGGTAAATTAACCCTCATTTTTGTTTAACTAGTAGCTTAATTAATGATTTCAATTGATTAATTATGGTGGAATGACTGATTTTTGCAAGatttatattatatgtacaaAAGTTGAAGTTTTATTGAATAATGGTAAGTAAGCATTTAGGTGATTTTGTGGAATTTAATTAGGATATTTATATTGATTATTAGTGTATGATTACTGGAGTTTTTTTATTATGATATATTGGTGTTACAATTGGCAATTGAACATTGGAAAACGGTAAATGAAATGCTTCATTTAATTGGATgttaaatggctatgttacatgttacacataagcattttgtcacattaaattgagaACAATAATGACTCATTTATATTCTATGTGTTACTAaatatattggcaacatgcatggtggatccTTTGGATTATAGTTGGTATGCTACAGGATTTGTAAGTACTCACCTTTATCTGTgacattgtgagcatatggctgTAGGAGGATtgatttgtttggagtagataagggagtgctGAGCTTGAGTCTCCACTTATTGGGTAATTTGAGGCGCTATAAAGGAGCGTGTGCTTAGGCCCACTCAACTCGGTGgattgtatttgatatttgtgggagttcagagatccgtttatccgaagtatgatcacccgattaagccaatatatttatgtgtgattattGTTATATCCTTTGATGTCCGTAAGCCATGAATGATTGGTTCTTGATATTGATAAagcatatggaaattaaattgacatgtttcaTTATTGTGGCTGATAATTGGTAATTGATTAGATGTGATTTAAGCATGGTTTCGATGTTAATTTACTAGtcatttttattaacattcactgagctttttaaagctcacaccctcacaatTTGTGCAGATAATCCTCGAGATTGAGGAGCAGAGGAGCCGAGTAAGAGTGTTCTAAGAGATTTAGACTTGGTAGAGACTTTATTAGATGTTTTAGAGACTGTAATTAGGCATTATAGAACTCCCAGGAATTAGTTTTATATTCATTGTAATTGGAATTTAGACATTTGGCAttttattttggatggttttataataatttggaggcatgtttgagtttaattattgaatgatttatggtatattgttgcttgataacacggTGTGTGAGGTATGAATTTTATACTAAAGATTGTTTAAATAAAGCTTCCATGTAgtggtttactagcgactaaggtaTGTCACTTATTTGATTTATTCGGTATgtgttatgcatgaaattgattgCCTAATTCTATATAATTAAGGCTTAATTGATGTCAATAAACTCAAGTGAAGGTggatgtatatgtatgttagggaaaatatttttcggaattGGTTTTCCCCATTTTCCAGTTTTTTGATtggaggaaaatattttccttttgaaAAATCAATTCCGCAACATGGGTAAAATCATCTCATCTTTTCGAAAAATGTCTTACCCCTTAAAAATCAGTAAGACATTTTCCACAGCTCATCTATTCACCCTTGAAACCATTTCCACAGCTCCTCTCTTCACCCTATCGATTACAACATCATCATCTCTGCCTCATCTTCTCTACTAGTTCACCTCTTCTCTTTGCTTGCCTCGTTAGCGTACTGGTTCACCTCTGCTGATTTATCGAAGGTAAAACTGCAAGCTCTAGGTTAGGGGATCTGTTGATTTCTACAAGTTTTATTGCAAGTTTTTGTAGTAGATGTGTTTTCTGCAAATGGGTAGTCaaacattttattcaattatagTCAAACTAGAAGTGTTCCATATTGTTTCAAATTGGTGTTCAAGACTTGTTCTGTTGTTCCTGTTTCTTGAAAAAGATTAGTGACAAATAGCTGAAGGAGTGTGGTTTTTAGACTTTAAAGGAGTGTGGTCTCTTAACGGATGCTTTAGCCATTTATAGGAAGCTATCTTTTGCTGAATGCTTAATTTTGGTGCTTTACTTCCTGGTAATGGTCTCATGATTCATGAATGCTTCAAGCTATTTTCATGGTTAATTTTGCACGAAACCCATCTTTTATCTTTGTAAATTGAACTACCAATGTTTGGTTACAATTTGAACATATATGCCCTGGCATGATACatcacatatttccaatattttaaaTGGTTGCATCAACTGTTGCAGCTAATGTTCTTGCTGACACGGTTCTAATTTCTTTTTATGCTTGACCTCCAGCTATACAGTTCTTGCTGTCCTAGCCTCTACCTCAGCATTCTTACTCTTGTTAGTGGCCTTGGTTGATATTTTCATAAGAGGTGAGTGTTGAGCGTCTTTGGAAGTATGATTTGGTATAATATGCATTTGTGGTTGatatatgatttggtatattaaatgtaaacaatGATCTTTCGTCAAATGGTTGATGTCTAGGAAACGAAACAAAAGATGAAGAAAAGTATTTGATGCTTaggaattttgattaattgtgtgtgtgtgtgttcttttatttgttttatgaaGAGTTGTTTTCTTAAAACTACTACTACTAATAGTAATACAAATGAAAGTAGTAGTAGAAGCACTTAACTAAATGAAATTTGTTGTATTGTGATTGTGGATATTATTCATCAAAGTTGATAAAATTATTGTCATTTCATACTAAAAATCATATTCAGACTCTGTACAACTTTTCCTTATGATAAGAAAACAAAACTCATAAATGTTGCCTTTCATAGATTAAAATCTTCTAGTGCAGTGATAGATATTTTCTATATGACatttcattaattatttttttaattcttctgGGGATTAGaaaggcatatatatatttaatacggTTTTCAAATTACTCGTAAATTCAtcaaaccttaattaatttaatgaaaagatactatatttttaaaaaaaaatcaaatatataaaagtttcaaattattataacaagtcaacaaaaatattttaagatttattatAGGTTAAGTATTTGGGAGGTTTTCTATTATAGGAATcgaatcaaattaatttttttattatgaaatgaattaatttaatctctatattatTAGAAAGAAGTTAAATAAGTCCAATTTGTAATAAGCTTaacatttattgtataaaaagtgacttaaaatttatttttcccgattgcaattcaatttcaaacaaaagaTTTCTTTTACAGAACCATAAatcctttttaaaaatattaactttgttaaattaatgaatgatattttttaaacagtaaatattaactatattacaattttacttatttgattcttcttaataatatataaataaaattaatttatttaataataattaattaatttaatcaaatcctTATAATAGATACGCTTCCTTAATACATTCACCATtaattatgtatataaaatattcaaGTATACCTAAATATTGACAACATATTATATAGTAATCATTGAACTACAATAATCATGGGGCGGCACTAATACTCCATGTTTATTCAACTCATTACCATCCACTATTGCAATTTCCCATTCAAATtcgtgattaattaattaattatacatGATATTGAAAtcctaataatataaaacaaaatctTGTAGCAATTGCAATTTCCTACAAGAAAACTAATTTTTCATGCTTTCATTTTCATATGCTTATCAAATATATTGAAGTATTGTATTAATTATGGCAATTAGcttgatatgtatgtatgcatagTCATGGCAACTTtatgtgatcttatgaaaatCTTGCATCTTTTTTGCAGTGATCATATATTTGTGTGGCAtaattttgtgtagatggatcgtaatCAACATCAAATGGCAATTACTGGAGTcgtggcttcagttttagcttttggggctctttggattaaaaaattagaaattaggaAGAAAATTGCTTCTCGCCCTCAtgtgaatcgagattatgaaagagaaaattatattaatagtattttatatagtggtgaccagcattgtattgatgtgataaggatgagaccgatcgccatttttaatttatgtgatattcttagtaggaATAATTTGTTAAAATCATCTAAATCTGTCAATATTAgtgagcaagtagttatatttttacatataatttggtcataatgtaaggtttcgagtgattggatctagatattatagatcaactcAAATAGTTCACTATTAgtttagggttgtattgagagctattttgaaattgtatagactagttattagattacctgatgagtcaactcctagtgaaattagaaacaatccaaggttttatccttattttaaagattgtattggagcattagatggaactcataTTCGTGCATCCGTTCCACCTAGCATGCAAGGAAGATTTCATAGCCGTAAAGGGGGGAtgacacaaaatgtattggctgccattacatttgatttgaaattttcctatgttctagctggttgggaaggtagtgcacatgattcttgtattttaagtgatgcactttcacgcCCAACAGGATTAAGAATTCCGGAAGGTCATATTTATCACAAATAGTTCtagtaagctcataatttattagtattaattatgtattgtaaaattgtaggtaaatattatcttgctgatgctggatatggcaTCCGAATTGGATGTATTACCCCATATCGCGGTGTctgatatcatttaaaagagtttggTGCTGAAGGGCCTGAAAATGCAAAAGAACTCTTTAATCTTTGCCATTCATCATCACGGATCACTGTTGaacgtgtttttgggattttgaagaaacgATTTTgtgtattagatgctgaaccattttagaattttcaaactcaagtagatattgttttggcttgttgtatcattcataatcGTATAATGGGAGTTGGtcctagtgatttacttaattAAGGATTATACGAGGCGTCTAAGTCTGATTTGATAATACAAACTTTCACAGAGCGAGAAGAAAGAcaagaagcaagagaatggtctgttaagagagatgaaattgcacaaactatgtggactgattatatggctagaaatattaggtagagttagggcttagggttattttttctatgttatgtatgttttagtataaaaatagtttttttttgtaaatgttggttggataatgatattgaaattttagattgttggattttgatatatgtcttgaatttgttagatattgattatgttttaatcttgttggatattgaatttattattatgttttaagcttgttggatattgaaattattgacaatgacaattatttaatgtagaatgggtaagggcaacaaagaagagacctccaagcaattcaggtggacaaaaccgATGGAACATGTTTTCCTTGAAATTCTAGCAGATGAGGCTCAaaaaggaaataagccttctaatactttcaaagcaatttctattaatcgagttgtCGACGCCATATCTGAAAGATTCCAAGTCCAATGTGATGCGaagcatgtggaaaatcatttgaggacaataaaaaaccagtggcagattatatgcaaaattcgaggtgaaagtggttttgtatgggatgataacatgaaaatgatcacatgtgatagagcgacatatgatgtagcagtgatggtaatatatgtatatatatgttaagtatatttcaattgttttttacttgttattctaattgtgtctaatatccaacaggcacacaagaagtatgaaccatttttgaataaaagcattgtcattatgatgaaatggctttggttgtTGGCAAACATATGGCAATAGGGAGTTTTGCtagaacatttgctgacatagatttggatgatggtaaTGAAGATCTAATGCCTGTAGTCTGGGACAATGAAGAGAgtgaagaggtaagaacaaatgtatcttcatctggcacatccaaacgtaaaagaaaaagtgTTCAAGAAAGTctcgttgatgaacaaattaaatttgtgggtgaacaacttggcgaaattgctaatgctttgaaaCAATTTACTACCGATAAGACATCACTGTTTTACGAAcaagtgatgtcgatggaggaagaaggatttgatgatgacttattgtgttctgtgtttgattatctAGTGAGTCATGAACCTGAGGccaaagcttttttagttaaaagtaagaagcataaaaaaatttggcttcaaaaattttctcaaggttgaagatattgatacttttatgtggtgtaatattttgcacttggacaatgttgttactatgtggtgtactactaattatgtatttggataatattataaTTTCTAGTACTAATTGTGGTTTCGAAGCAATTtctaattattcaatacttgtttttttaacacaattacaaataatttatttgatattagtttttttcaatttagaacaattaatattgtagcttaataattgagtattattataaataaatcattgcaatatatgtaaaaacaatttaaaatataaaaatttattaatatatattaatatatgtaaaaacaacttttccggaaaatatttttaggaaatctatcaaacagcagaaaacattttacacagattcaatcaaacaccagaaaatattttccagtaaatcattttacagaaaagtaaaacattttccagaaatcattttccggaaaacattttactgccaatcaaacagaccttaaattgggtttaattgaCCATTATAATATGcaaaatcaagttttaaaatgagtttttcacAAAAATAGGTTTAGTTGTTTTCACATGGGAGTGTGGAGACTGGAGCTatcacacatgggtgtgtgcgATCGATCTAAACGTTTTTCATGCCATGAAGATGGTAGTTTAATGACACATGGTCTTGGGGACATAGCCGTGTGTGTCTTAGGGTTTAAATTTTTTCtctttaaattagtattctaatttgtttaagttataatttagtccctaataagaaaacttgaattagacatagtaaatgaactcaaattaagctaaaatatttaggcttgcataatttgactaaaagaagCTCGGTAAAAACTTAGATCTAAAATCGGGTTAGTTTTAccataggtggtaaaatgacaaaaatgccatgaggttaaattacctaggaaaattttaaaattagctcTTAATTTGCTTCCACATtattaaataactaataattagaTAATATTAAGGTGTTATAAGGTCTGATATGGTAGGAGCACTACAACGTACCGCTGGTGCCAACATTACTCTAGCTCGTTAGGGTTTACCACTAGAGTGTTTAAGACCTTTTGGTGGTAAGGAGTTTTGTGGTGTTAAGGGCGATGATTCGACACATGCAGAATTTTGGTTGGAGGGTGTCATTATATTCTCGGTCAGATGGGTTATTCTGACAAGGACAAGTTCGGTTGTCCCGTATCATTGTTGACGATCAAGGCTCACAGATGGTGGATGACTATTGAGATGGGTACTGTGCCAGATCGtctaacttgggacttcttcttAGCTTTGTTTCAAAGAAAGTTTACGGGTGAGTAGTATCTCAAGGCTAAGAGATGGGAGTTTATGGATCTTGTTCATGGTACTCTGTCAGTGGACGAGTACGAGGCTAGCTTTGTTCGGTTGAGCCAGTGTGCTCCCCAGTTGGTATCTTTTGAGGTGAACTATTGCAAGAGGTTCAGGTTGGGGCTAAATTGTGAGATTAAGCTCTATCTGGTTGCTCAGAATACCGAGGTCTTTGAGTGTTCAGGGGGATTATGATCTCAACTCTGCTAGTGTTCTGTTTTTTTGAGGTCGATTGTATGTTCCGGAAGACGAGGATCTGAGGCACTCGATTCTTACTGAGGTTTATAAAAGTCCTTTTGCTATGCATCtcggtgggaataagatgtatcaGGATCTTCAAGTTTTGTTTTGGTGGCCTGGGTTGAGGAAGGATGTTGCCAACTTTTTTGCAAGTTGTTTGGTTTGTCAAAGGGTGAAAGTCGGACATCAGTGTCAATCGGGTTTGCTTCAGCCTATTCAAAAGTTTGAGTAGAAATGGGAGCTTATTATGGTGGACTTCATTTcaggtttgcctttgactccgaCATGTAAGGATTCAATCTGGGTGATTGTGGACAGATTtacgaagtctgcacatttttTGTCAGTTCGTATGACATTTAGTCTGCATCAGTTAGCTGAGCTCTACATTTGAGAGATTTTTCGTCTTCATGGAGTTCCTCTTTCGATCATATTAGACTGAGATCTACGGtttacttcaagattttggaaggCGTTGCATGAGGCTTTAGGTTCGAGGCTTCATTTCAGTTCAACTTATCATCCACAGTTCGATGGTCAGCTAGAGAGGGTGATCCAGATTCTTTTGGACATGCTTCGTAGTTGTGTTATCGACTTCAGAAGTAATTGGGATCGTCACTTGCCATTAGTCgagtttttttataattatagcTATTAGAAGAATATTTAGATGGGACCAttcgaggctttgtatggtcggaGGTGCAGGACTTCTCTATGTTGGTCCGATATGGAGGAGAAGAGGAACTTGGGTCTGAAGGTGGTTCAGGAGGTTGAGGATAAGGCGAGACTTGTTTGCGAGTGGTTGAAAGCTGCTTCTAATTGATGGAAGTCGTACGATGACCTGAGATGTCGAGACATCGAGTATAAAATTGGTGATATGGTATTTCTAAAGGTTTCGTCGTGGAAGAAATTTCTGAGGTTTGGGCAAAAGGGTAAGCttagtccgaggttcattggccCATATGAGGTTGCCAAACGGATTGGACTGGTTGCTTATCGTTTGTTGTTGCCGCTTGAGTTAGAGCGTACTCATTACATCTTCCATGTCTCCATGTTATGCAAGTACATATATGATTCTTTTCATGTTGTTCCTGTTAAGGAGATCGAGGTTCGATCTAATCATTCATACGAGGAGGAACCGGTTGCGATCCTAGATTGAAAAGTCAATGTGTTATGCAATAAGACGGTTCTGTTCGTAACAGTTTTGTGCCGCAACCACAAGAttgaggaagccacttgggagtCGAAAGATGTGATGAAATGTTAGTATCCTTATCTATTTGATTCAGGTAAATTTctaggacaaaatttctttttaaagggggagagttgtaatatccctaaCTGGGTCTAGTAGTTTCGGATATATTTTTCGGGTTTTGAGTGTGAAACTAGGGATTTATagggtttctagtaatttttaatttaatttaagaggttaatttcatctaaaatcgattaaacaataatacgaaaaattaaaaaagattttaaataattattagtgaaaataatcaatttgggttgaaaaagaattttaaaataattttattgggtgtaatttgagtaaaaattaaatattaattaaataggatttaattgtaaaacaagggaaaatttggagtatttatatggaaaataaaccttaaaagtcaaaattttggTGGAAAAGGATTAAATGGTAAAGTAATGGAAATATGGGAGTAGCCATTAggcaaatttctcaatttttaaatttcttgtcGGTGGTTTCAATTTTAAAACTAATGTACCTAGCCCAATTTTCACACATTTTATATCAGATTAGAAacctttaaaattcattttctttgcaTGATTTTACAGATCTATCATCAGAGAATGTATCCAACCAAATTCCTTTTCAAAATACTCTTTCAATTCACCCAAAATTATTCTCAAACGTagccaaaaatattttgaaatttctaaAGTTTCatgaatcaaaggtaatcttcaatcctaaacttgttttcatgatgattagaaacatttttacatgatttgagagtcaATTAAAGGATTTTTATTAATGTCATATTTTTCAAAGAACACATAGTTCTTTAATGGTGGATCTcaaattttgagaggaaatccacaaatgAATTGATTTTCCAACTCGAAATGGATCTATTAAAAGGTTTCTGAtcttatttatcaaaattaaacatgatttgtgaggtaatttaaagaaatttgaatttcatcatcatcatgAACCGATTTTTcgaaattttgtgaaattgatttaaaaatgaaattgttgcttagtataagtgtatttggtctagtattgatgATTGAAAGTTTTTAGGAGGGTTGAAGAGATTGATTTTGTAAGGAATCAAGTTTTTGACATAATGTTACAAATCCGGTAAGGTATCTTTGTGAGAGAATTTTGATTAGTATAGTTAATTGGAATTCATGTTTATTATAGCATTGGAAAGGTGGAAATGTCTACTTTATCTCTATTGAAGCTTCGAATCTTGAAGAGGACCAAGCTAAccgaaattgaagcttgaatttgcTTGGTTGATCACTTGTTTGTGGTAGAATAAACTGTGTGGTGAGTGTTTTTAAGGGTGATTTGGTAAATTTACCCttgtttatgtttaattagtagtttaattgattatttttgttgATTAATCATGGTGGAATGATTGATTTTTTTACATTGATATTATATGTATAAgagttgattttttatttaataatggtAAGTAAGCATTTAGgtgattttgtgcaatttaatTAGGCTATTTATATTGATTATTAGTGTATGGTTAATGGAGTTTTTGATCATGATATATTGATGTTACAATTGGTAATTGAACGttggaaaatggaaaatgaaatgcttcatttaattggatgttaaatggttatgttacatgttacacataagcattttgtcacattaaattgagcacaataatgactgatttatatgctatgtttgactgaatatattggcaacgtgcatggtggatccatttgATATAgctggcatgccataggatttgtgagtacttaCCTTTATTTGTGACACTGTGAGCATATGACTCTAGGTGGactgatttgtttggagtagatGAGGGAGTGTTGAGCATGAGTCTCCACTCATTGGGTTATTTGAGGCGCTATAAAGGAGTGTGTGCTTTGGCCCGCTCAACTCGGTGGACTGTATTTAATATTTGTGGGAGTTCGGAGGTCCGTTTATCCGATGTATGAACCCGTTTAAGCCATAAGAAGTGTATGCCAACATATTTTTGTGTGATTATTGTTATATCCTTCGATGTTTGTAAGACATGAATAATTTATTCTTGATATTGAtaaagaatatggaaattaaagtGACATGTTCCATTATTATGGCTTATAATTGGTCATTGATTGGATGTGATTTTAGCATGATTTGGATGTTGATTTACTAGtcatttttattaacattcactaagttttttaaagctcacaccctcacaatTTGTGCAGATAATCCTCAGGCTTGAAAAGCTGATGAGCCGTGCAAAAGAGTTCTAAGAGTTTTAGGCTTGGTAGAGACTTTATTACACGTTTTACGAGCTGTAATCAAGCATTGTGGAACTCCCAAGAATTAGTtgaattttggttgtaattggactttggacattggacattttattttggatggttttataataattttaaggcatatttgattttaattattgaatgatttacgatgtattgttgcttgataacacaGTGATTGATAACACGATGTGTGAGACATGAAATTTATACTAACAATTatttaaatgaagcttccatgtagtggtttactagcgactaaAGTACGCCACTTGTTGGATTTATTcggtgtttgttatgcatgaaattgattaCCTAATTCTATATAATTGAGGCTTAATTGATGTCAATAAAATCAA
Protein-coding sequences here:
- the LOC107900436 gene encoding uncharacterized protein codes for the protein MGKGNKEETSKQFRWTKPMEHVFLEILADEAQKGNKPSNTFKAISINRVVDAISERFQVQCDAKHVENHLRTIKNQWQIICKIRGESGFVWDDNMKMITCDRATYDVAVMAHKKYEPFLNKSIVIMMKWLWLLANIWQ